A stretch of Passer domesticus isolate bPasDom1 chromosome 23, bPasDom1.hap1, whole genome shotgun sequence DNA encodes these proteins:
- the NHERF4 gene encoding Na(+)/H(+) exchange regulatory cofactor NHE-RF4 isoform X1, whose translation MLGGWCCQRCWVCGAQPHLHVRLKCGNGTETRPGANGTCSSGLVESQPLHPSQGSGREQDWGLSVNLLGALKCTSSFPLTTLVPRLDLLFGPFLGECGATTPASGVEGSAIPGGNVEPPLQPLEWRVLPFPTSQHWRGAAHLCSSADPVILPPLCVPLEATRSCPQAGCPGVLVPTPSSGWQCPGAGRAGETWSCLTIKPGASWGRRGHFPATSPCTLLPLAIRAAMKQTKGLEGDKMSIIKFEFNPKVGIDNPALTLTEDTDGEGVGEPRFYLLSKESTESFGFCLHEELGCQGHVIRQIEQGGVAQRRGLQDGDRLLQVNGHFVDHMDHLRVVQKIKASGNQVLLAVLDGDSYEAAKSLGRDLSQMLPDDIRPRLCHVTRDKSGFGFSVSCPEGTKGTFQLSVLQDGPADRAGVPPGCWLLELNGDSVKSYSHTQLTRKLKQSGNKVTLLVASSAVEEFYRLRGLRVTAALADTSRLPFKVRELHLVKGPAGYGFLLKEDDCSSGGVGQFLWEVDVGLPAEQAGMKEGDRVLAVNGESIEGLDHEQTVHRIRAREDRVTLLVIDPAGDAFYHSIGLSPLQFFGDSDPASGSCTPSLPSRSGSPALCDVEVAPKGPVSWLMAAANSIEIIQSQRQEEHTKLCQAF comes from the exons ATGCTGGGTGGATGGTGCTGTCAAAGGTGCTGGGTGTGTGGGGCTCAGCCTCATCTGCACGTGAGGCTGAAGTGTGGGAATGGCACAGAAACCAGGCCAGGAGCAAATGGGACTTGTTCTTCTGGGCTTGTGGAAAGCCAGCCCCTGCACCCCagccagggcagtggcagggagCAGGACTGGGGCTTGTCTGTGAATCTTTTGGGAGCATTAAAGTGCACCTCTTCATTTCCACTGACCACACTAGTACCAAGACTTGATCTCCTCTTCGGCCCCTTCTTGGGGGAATGTGGAGCCACCACTCCAGCCTCTGGAGTGGAGGGTTCTGCCATTCCTGGGGGGAATGTGGAGCCACCACTCCAACCTCTGGAGTGGAGGGTTCTGCCTTTCCCCACCTCACAGCACTGGCGTGGAGCAGCCCACCTCTGCTCTAGTGCTGATCCAGTCATTCTCCCCCCACTGTGTGTCCCCCTGGAAGCCACCAGGAGCTGTCCCCAAGCTGGGTGTCCCGGGGTGCTTGtccccactcccagctctggctggcagtgccctggggctgggagggcaggCGAGACTTGGAGCTGTTTAACCATTAAACCTGGGGCGTCTTGGGGGAGGCGGGGACACTTCCCTGCCACTTCACCCTGTACCTTGCTCCCTCTGGCAATCCGTGCAGCCATGAAGCAAACAAAAG GGCTCGAGGGAGACAAGATGTCCATCAT AAAATTTGAATTTAACCCCAAAGTTGGGATCGACAACCCAGCCTTGACACTGACTGAGGACACGG ATGGCGAGGGTGTGGGGGAGCCCCGCTTCTACCTCCTGAGCAAGGAGAGCACAGAGAGCTTCGGCTTCTGCCTGCACgaggagctgggctgccagGGCCACGTCATCCGGCAGATTGAGCAGGGGGGGGTGGCCCAGCGCCGGGGGCTGCAGGATGGGGACCGGCTGCTCCAGGTCAATGGCCACTTCGTGGACCACATGGACCACCTCAGG GTGGTGCAGAAGATCAAGGCCAGCGGGAACCAGGTCCTGCTGGCGGTGCTGGATGGTGACTCCTACGAAGCAGCCAAatccctgggcagggacctGTCCCAGATGCTGCCGGATGACATCCGCCCGCGCCTCTGCCACGTCACCAGGGACAAAAGCGGCTTTGGCTTCAGCGTGTCCTGTCCAGAAG gcaCCAAGGGCACCTTCCAGCTGTCGGTGCTGCAGGACGGGCCAGCGGACAGAGCGGGGGTGCCACcgggctgctggctgctggagctgaacGGGGACAGCGTCAAGAGCTACTCGCACACACAGCTCACCAGAAAG CTTAAGCAGAGCGGCAACAAGGTGACGCTGCTGGTGGCCTCCAGCGCCGTGGAGGAGTTCTATCGGCTGCGGGGGCTGCGGGTCACGGCTGCCTTGGCAGACACCTCCAGGCTCCCCTTCAAGGTCCGGGAGCTGCACCTGGTGAAGGGTCCCGCTGGCTACGGGTTCCTGCTCAAGGAGGATGACTGCAGCTCGGGAGGAGTAG GCCAGTTCCTGTGGGAGGTGGATGTGGGGCTGCCGGCCGAGCAggcagggatgaaggaagggGATCGAGTGCTGGCCGTGAACGGGGAGAGCATCGAGGGGCTGGACCACGAGCAGACCGTGCACAGGATCCGCGCCCGGGAGGACCGGGTGACACTGCTGGTCATCGACCCCGCTGGGGACGCGTTCTACCACTCG ATCGGGCTGTCCCCCCTGCAGTTctttggggacagtgaccccGCCTCAGGCTCCTGCACGCCCTCGCTGCCCTCTCGCAGCGGCTCTCCTGCACTCTGTGACGTTGAGGTGGCACCCAAGGGACCTGTGTCCTGGCTGATGGCTGCTGCCAACAGTATAGAGATCATACAG AGCCAGCGCCAGGAGGAGCACACAAAGCTGTGCCAGGCATTCTGA
- the NHERF4 gene encoding Na(+)/H(+) exchange regulatory cofactor NHE-RF4 isoform X2 has translation MSIIKFEFNPKVGIDNPALTLTEDTDGEGVGEPRFYLLSKESTESFGFCLHEELGCQGHVIRQIEQGGVAQRRGLQDGDRLLQVNGHFVDHMDHLRVVQKIKASGNQVLLAVLDGDSYEAAKSLGRDLSQMLPDDIRPRLCHVTRDKSGFGFSVSCPEGTKGTFQLSVLQDGPADRAGVPPGCWLLELNGDSVKSYSHTQLTRKLKQSGNKVTLLVASSAVEEFYRLRGLRVTAALADTSRLPFKVRELHLVKGPAGYGFLLKEDDCSSGGVGQFLWEVDVGLPAEQAGMKEGDRVLAVNGESIEGLDHEQTVHRIRAREDRVTLLVIDPAGDAFYHSIGLSPLQFFGDSDPASGSCTPSLPSRSGSPALCDVEVAPKGPVSWLMAAANSIEIIQSQRQEEHTKLCQAF, from the exons ATGTCCATCAT AAAATTTGAATTTAACCCCAAAGTTGGGATCGACAACCCAGCCTTGACACTGACTGAGGACACGG ATGGCGAGGGTGTGGGGGAGCCCCGCTTCTACCTCCTGAGCAAGGAGAGCACAGAGAGCTTCGGCTTCTGCCTGCACgaggagctgggctgccagGGCCACGTCATCCGGCAGATTGAGCAGGGGGGGGTGGCCCAGCGCCGGGGGCTGCAGGATGGGGACCGGCTGCTCCAGGTCAATGGCCACTTCGTGGACCACATGGACCACCTCAGG GTGGTGCAGAAGATCAAGGCCAGCGGGAACCAGGTCCTGCTGGCGGTGCTGGATGGTGACTCCTACGAAGCAGCCAAatccctgggcagggacctGTCCCAGATGCTGCCGGATGACATCCGCCCGCGCCTCTGCCACGTCACCAGGGACAAAAGCGGCTTTGGCTTCAGCGTGTCCTGTCCAGAAG gcaCCAAGGGCACCTTCCAGCTGTCGGTGCTGCAGGACGGGCCAGCGGACAGAGCGGGGGTGCCACcgggctgctggctgctggagctgaacGGGGACAGCGTCAAGAGCTACTCGCACACACAGCTCACCAGAAAG CTTAAGCAGAGCGGCAACAAGGTGACGCTGCTGGTGGCCTCCAGCGCCGTGGAGGAGTTCTATCGGCTGCGGGGGCTGCGGGTCACGGCTGCCTTGGCAGACACCTCCAGGCTCCCCTTCAAGGTCCGGGAGCTGCACCTGGTGAAGGGTCCCGCTGGCTACGGGTTCCTGCTCAAGGAGGATGACTGCAGCTCGGGAGGAGTAG GCCAGTTCCTGTGGGAGGTGGATGTGGGGCTGCCGGCCGAGCAggcagggatgaaggaagggGATCGAGTGCTGGCCGTGAACGGGGAGAGCATCGAGGGGCTGGACCACGAGCAGACCGTGCACAGGATCCGCGCCCGGGAGGACCGGGTGACACTGCTGGTCATCGACCCCGCTGGGGACGCGTTCTACCACTCG ATCGGGCTGTCCCCCCTGCAGTTctttggggacagtgaccccGCCTCAGGCTCCTGCACGCCCTCGCTGCCCTCTCGCAGCGGCTCTCCTGCACTCTGTGACGTTGAGGTGGCACCCAAGGGACCTGTGTCCTGGCTGATGGCTGCTGCCAACAGTATAGAGATCATACAG AGCCAGCGCCAGGAGGAGCACACAAAGCTGTGCCAGGCATTCTGA